One genomic window of Thermincola ferriacetica includes the following:
- a CDS encoding BMP family ABC transporter substrate-binding protein yields MGKKICTVLVFTLLAILITGCVRNGEKMPASLGSKGTPKSFKVGVVLGMPGRGGQWPGSSAAAGMKKAEEELGIEYKVLNQGDLVDDVESLRYFAENEYDLVIAVGPQMAKSLNQVAEQFKDIRFVIIDDVVNQPNVTSVIFNEEHGGFLAGAAAASLTKTNRVGFIGGSQMDEEETRYQAGFLKGIQYINSSEGKSVKAYVSYAGVFADALVNPEKGKQLAYLQYSNGADIIFQVAGQTGNGVYTAAKEARKFVIGNDAKQAEAAPWNSYGVTAKRVDYAVYSIVKAAYAQKLKPGVVIYGMNNQGMDYVNSSAVPPEVAGKINLVKAGLAKGSINLEKIVVAGDLQLKLPEPGAAPQKLPPVQGQPGLGSSGNGQSRTKANSGTGRNQKTKPERNGGNGSNSGQPAGGGALPTGQKQPVTPNQSQTSTPGQSQTGTPNQSGGLTGEASQPSTDNQTGGGTEAGIYR; encoded by the coding sequence ATGGGAAAAAAGATTTGCACTGTATTAGTTTTCACTTTACTGGCGATTTTAATTACCGGTTGTGTCAGAAACGGTGAAAAAATGCCTGCATCGCTGGGAAGCAAGGGAACCCCGAAAAGCTTCAAAGTAGGCGTTGTATTGGGTATGCCCGGCAGGGGAGGCCAGTGGCCTGGAAGTAGTGCCGCAGCCGGTATGAAAAAAGCTGAGGAAGAACTGGGTATTGAATATAAGGTGCTGAACCAGGGCGATTTGGTTGATGATGTGGAGTCCTTGCGTTATTTTGCTGAAAACGAGTACGATCTGGTAATTGCGGTAGGACCGCAGATGGCCAAGTCTTTAAACCAGGTGGCCGAACAGTTCAAAGATATCCGCTTTGTAATAATAGATGATGTGGTAAACCAACCTAATGTAACCAGCGTTATCTTCAATGAAGAGCATGGCGGTTTCCTGGCCGGTGCTGCCGCAGCGAGTCTGACCAAAACAAATCGTGTGGGTTTTATCGGCGGTTCCCAGATGGATGAAGAAGAAACCAGGTATCAGGCAGGGTTTCTGAAAGGAATACAGTATATAAATAGCTCCGAAGGTAAAAGTGTCAAAGCATACGTTTCCTACGCCGGGGTTTTTGCCGATGCCCTGGTAAATCCCGAAAAAGGTAAGCAGCTTGCTTATCTCCAATACAGTAATGGAGCTGATATAATATTCCAGGTGGCAGGGCAGACCGGTAACGGGGTTTACACGGCTGCCAAAGAAGCCAGAAAATTTGTTATCGGCAACGATGCCAAACAGGCGGAAGCAGCCCCCTGGAACAGTTACGGCGTTACGGCTAAGAGGGTAGATTACGCTGTTTACAGCATTGTGAAAGCGGCATATGCCCAAAAACTGAAACCAGGTGTGGTAATTTACGGAATGAATAACCAGGGGATGGATTACGTAAACAGTTCCGCGGTGCCACCGGAAGTAGCCGGTAAGATTAACCTTGTCAAGGCTGGGTTGGCTAAAGGCAGTATTAATTTGGAAAAAATAGTCGTGGCCGGCGATTTACAGTTAAAATTACCAGAGCCGGGCGCTGCACCGCAGAAATTGCCGCCTGTCCAGGGGCAGCCGGGCCTCGGTTCAAGCGGCAATGGTCAAAGCAGGACAAAGGCAAATTCGGGAACGGGTAGGAACCAAAAAACAAAACCGGAAAGGAACGGTGGTAACGGCAGCAATAGCGGTCAGCCTGCCGGAGGTGGCGCTCTTCCAACGGGTCAGAAACAGCCCGTTACTCCCAACCAGAGTCAGACCAGTACTCCCGGCCAGAGTCAGACCGGCACTCCAAACCAGTCCGGAGGGTTAACAGGGGAAGCAAGCCAACCTTCCACCGACAATCAGACCGGTGGAGGAACGGAGGCAGGTATTTATCGATAA
- a CDS encoding FtsK/SpoIIIE family DNA translocase → MAKNKVAVNEEIKFEIMGISFLAFSVLCLVSLFSKTTGAVGEFVDMALQRLAGEGKYIFPFIVAFYGFKLIKERRKTKFSHQLLGAAALLAMVLTFIHIQSEEKSLFQAGWEGRGGGIIGGAFSAVFINLFGKTGTYIVLITLFIINVILITNISAITLFKRFTANVLAFMQRLKEGIADFIFTEEEEVEVPDQSPVGEPQLPIFANKKKAPLFLDNGVLQYEDGVSGQGREIKFADYADDGDEPQVNIYSEPIEKLAESGSELARIDAIIEKRGKGKNKVNAELETPELKVGGGGEDGYNLPPLSLLTKNVKLKSTRMSKDITDNVRILEETLANFGVKARVTQVSRGPAITRYELQPAPGVKVSRIVSLADDIALSMAASDVRIEAPIPGKAAVGIEVPNKEISMVHVRELFESPEFMNSSSKLTVALGKDIAGNTIIGDLASMPHLLIAGATGSGKSVCMNTLIASILYKAKPNEVKLIMIDPKMVELTTYNGIPHLIAPVVTEAKKAAGSLRWVVREMEKRYEKFAQAGVKDIKRYNNLIQGEGYEGEKEPLPFIVVVIDELADLMMVAPADVEDAICRLAQMARAAGIHLVVATQRPSVDVITGLIKANIPSRIAFAVSSSTDSRTILDMSGAEKLLGKGDMLFFPVGAPKPVRVQGAYLSDKEVEALVDYLKKQGQPEFAEGVIQSDTSGSAPNMEEDELFIDAVKVLLESGQASISMLQRRLRIGYARAARLIDMMEERGIVGGYEGSKPRNILITMEQFQRMLENKKS, encoded by the coding sequence ATGGCCAAAAATAAGGTAGCTGTAAACGAGGAAATAAAATTCGAAATAATGGGTATTTCTTTTCTGGCTTTTTCTGTTCTTTGCCTGGTAAGTCTGTTTTCCAAAACGACCGGAGCCGTGGGTGAGTTTGTTGATATGGCGCTACAGCGGTTGGCCGGTGAAGGCAAGTACATATTTCCTTTTATAGTTGCCTTTTATGGCTTTAAACTAATCAAAGAAAGAAGAAAGACAAAGTTTAGCCACCAGTTACTGGGCGCTGCTGCGCTGCTGGCCATGGTATTGACATTCATACATATCCAGTCGGAAGAAAAAAGCCTTTTTCAGGCCGGTTGGGAAGGGCGCGGCGGCGGTATTATCGGAGGCGCTTTCAGTGCCGTGTTCATTAACCTGTTTGGTAAAACCGGTACATATATAGTATTAATTACCTTGTTTATTATTAATGTGATCCTGATTACCAATATATCGGCAATTACCCTTTTTAAACGTTTTACGGCCAATGTGCTGGCGTTTATGCAGCGGCTTAAGGAAGGCATTGCTGATTTTATTTTTACTGAAGAGGAAGAGGTGGAAGTACCCGACCAATCACCGGTCGGCGAGCCGCAACTGCCTATTTTTGCGAACAAGAAAAAGGCGCCTTTATTTCTGGATAACGGAGTGCTCCAATACGAAGACGGCGTTTCCGGACAGGGCAGGGAAATTAAGTTTGCTGACTATGCAGATGACGGTGATGAACCACAGGTTAATATTTATTCCGAGCCAATTGAAAAACTGGCGGAAAGCGGCAGCGAACTGGCGCGGATTGACGCCATTATTGAAAAAAGAGGGAAAGGGAAAAACAAGGTAAATGCTGAACTGGAAACACCTGAGCTAAAGGTGGGGGGAGGCGGCGAAGACGGGTATAACCTACCTCCTCTAAGCCTATTGACCAAAAATGTAAAACTAAAAAGTACAAGGATGAGTAAGGATATTACCGACAATGTCAGAATTCTGGAAGAAACGTTGGCCAACTTTGGAGTCAAGGCCCGGGTTACACAGGTTTCCAGGGGACCGGCTATTACCAGGTACGAACTGCAGCCAGCGCCGGGCGTGAAAGTAAGCAGAATTGTCAGCTTAGCTGATGATATCGCCCTGAGTATGGCTGCTTCTGATGTCCGTATAGAGGCGCCGATACCAGGCAAAGCGGCGGTAGGGATTGAAGTGCCCAACAAAGAAATATCCATGGTCCATGTACGGGAGCTTTTTGAAAGCCCTGAATTTATGAATTCCTCTTCCAAACTTACTGTTGCATTGGGTAAGGATATAGCCGGCAACACTATTATAGGCGACCTGGCCAGCATGCCGCACCTCCTGATTGCGGGCGCTACCGGGTCAGGAAAAAGCGTTTGTATGAATACTTTAATTGCCAGTATTTTGTATAAGGCCAAACCTAACGAAGTCAAGCTGATTATGATCGACCCTAAAATGGTTGAACTAACTACATATAACGGGATTCCCCACCTGATTGCGCCGGTGGTTACAGAAGCAAAGAAAGCTGCCGGTTCGCTCCGCTGGGTGGTCAGAGAGATGGAGAAGAGGTATGAAAAATTTGCTCAAGCTGGAGTAAAAGATATAAAGAGATATAATAACCTGATTCAGGGTGAAGGTTATGAAGGAGAAAAGGAGCCGTTACCTTTTATTGTAGTAGTCATAGACGAGCTGGCAGATTTAATGATGGTGGCTCCGGCCGATGTGGAAGACGCTATCTGTCGGCTGGCCCAGATGGCCAGGGCTGCGGGCATCCACCTGGTTGTGGCCACCCAGCGCCCGTCGGTTGACGTTATTACGGGCCTAATTAAAGCCAATATTCCTTCCCGTATCGCTTTCGCTGTTTCTTCTTCGACGGATTCCCGGACTATCCTTGATATGAGCGGTGCCGAGAAGCTCCTGGGTAAGGGGGACATGCTGTTTTTCCCTGTTGGGGCACCGAAGCCTGTCAGAGTACAGGGAGCTTACTTATCAGACAAAGAAGTGGAAGCCCTGGTTGATTACCTGAAGAAACAGGGACAGCCGGAGTTTGCCGAAGGTGTTATCCAGAGCGATACCAGCGGCAGTGCACCTAATATGGAGGAGGATGAACTTTTTATTGATGCCGTAAAAGTACTGCTGGAAAGTGGACAGGCTTCTATTTCCATGCTGCAGAGACGTCTGAGAATAGGTTATGCCAGGGCGGCAAGGTTGATCGACATGATGGAAGAACGGGGCATTGTCGGTGGTTATGAAGGGTCCAAGCCCCGAAATATCCTGATTACTATGGAGCAGTTTCAACGCATGTTGGAAAACAAAAAGTCATAA
- a CDS encoding undecaprenyl-diphosphate phosphatase: protein MTVLQAAILGLIQGLTEFLPISSSGHLVLFQRFFGLSKGVLTFDVFVHLGTLVAVFAVFWQDILALLKKPWQRLTALIITGTIPTGIMGLGLKDFFEKIFASGSTLGVEFIATGVILWWAESIRQRNKGVDQITYADAAFVGFMQGVAILPAISRSGLTIAGALFRGIDRDTAARFSFLISIPAILGAALVDGKDVIQAGTVGVGTIPLIVGTVVSAVAGYFAIRIMLRILRQGTLKVFSYYVWALGILVIILQLTGIL from the coding sequence ATGACAGTTTTACAGGCTGCTATTCTCGGATTGATTCAGGGGTTAACCGAATTCCTGCCCATCAGCAGTTCCGGGCATTTGGTTTTATTTCAGAGATTCTTTGGGTTATCTAAAGGGGTACTTACCTTTGACGTCTTTGTTCATTTAGGAACTCTTGTAGCGGTATTTGCCGTCTTCTGGCAGGACATCCTGGCTTTACTGAAAAAACCTTGGCAGCGGTTGACCGCCCTAATTATTACAGGCACAATCCCGACAGGCATTATGGGACTGGGCTTGAAAGATTTTTTCGAAAAAATATTTGCTTCCGGCAGTACACTGGGTGTTGAATTTATTGCCACAGGGGTAATCCTCTGGTGGGCAGAATCTATTCGCCAAAGAAATAAAGGGGTTGACCAAATTACATATGCAGATGCAGCTTTTGTCGGATTTATGCAAGGTGTGGCTATTCTTCCGGCAATTTCCAGGTCCGGGCTTACCATAGCCGGGGCATTATTTAGGGGAATAGATAGGGATACAGCTGCCCGGTTTTCTTTTCTGATTTCCATTCCTGCCATATTGGGCGCTGCTCTTGTTGACGGCAAAGATGTTATCCAAGCCGGAACGGTAGGAGTGGGGACCATACCGCTTATAGTGGGCACTGTTGTCTCGGCAGTAGCCGGATACTTTGCGATTAGAATTATGCTTCGTATCTTACGGCAGGGAACCTTGAAGGTTTTTTCTTACTATGTATGGGCTCTGGGCATTTTGGTGATTATCTTGCAACTAACAGGTATTTTGTAA
- a CDS encoding ribonuclease J, which translates to MAKELKLNLIPLGGLGEIGKNMMVVKYGENILVIDSGLMFPEEEMLGIDVVIPDITYLLENKDIVRGIVLTHGHEDHIGALPYILKDLDVPVYGTKLTLGLLQGKLKENNMSNCVTLVTVKPRDVVDIGPFKVEFIRVSHSIPDAVAIAIHTPVGTVLHTGDFKLDQTPVDGDVTDFHRIAELGQKGVLVLLSDSTNVERPGYTMSERVVGATFDETFRMAKDRIIIATFASNVHRLQQAISTAYKYGRKVAIVGRSMLNVVSIASELGYIKFPEDILVDLDEINRLPSNQVTILTTGSQGEPMSALTRMALNDHRQVEIIPGDTVIISATPIPGNEKLVARTIDHLFKQGANVIYESFSGIHVSGHPSQEELKMMINLVKPKFFVPVHGEYRHLIKHAQLAVDMGIPSSNVFVAENGHVLEFSRHRGRISGRVTAGKVLVDGLGVGDVGNIVLRDRKQLSQDGILIVVVTIEKETGGVVAGPDIVSRGFVYVRESEKLMEEAKEKVKLALEKCEEKGITEWASIKSNVRDAIGKYLYEKTRRRPMILPIIMEV; encoded by the coding sequence ATGGCCAAAGAATTGAAATTAAATTTGATACCACTAGGTGGTTTAGGTGAAATTGGTAAAAACATGATGGTGGTGAAGTACGGGGAAAATATTTTGGTCATTGATTCAGGTTTAATGTTTCCGGAAGAGGAAATGTTAGGGATTGACGTTGTAATTCCTGATATTACCTACTTGCTTGAGAATAAGGATATTGTTCGGGGAATAGTTCTAACTCATGGACACGAGGATCATATCGGGGCGTTACCCTATATTCTGAAGGATTTAGACGTTCCCGTATACGGTACCAAGTTAACATTGGGACTTTTACAGGGAAAACTGAAGGAAAACAATATGTCTAACTGCGTTACTCTTGTAACGGTTAAACCGCGTGACGTTGTCGATATCGGGCCGTTTAAAGTTGAATTTATAAGAGTTAGCCACAGTATTCCCGATGCAGTGGCTATTGCAATCCACACTCCGGTTGGAACGGTTTTACATACTGGAGACTTTAAACTGGATCAAACACCGGTAGACGGCGATGTAACGGATTTTCACAGGATTGCCGAGCTGGGACAAAAAGGTGTACTCGTACTGCTATCCGACAGTACGAATGTGGAAAGACCGGGTTATACTATGTCAGAGAGAGTAGTAGGCGCTACCTTTGACGAAACCTTCAGGATGGCAAAAGACCGTATAATTATTGCCACCTTTGCATCTAATGTCCACAGGTTGCAGCAAGCCATTTCCACGGCTTATAAATACGGGCGGAAAGTAGCCATAGTCGGCAGAAGTATGCTGAACGTGGTCAGTATAGCCAGTGAATTAGGTTATATTAAATTCCCCGAAGATATTTTAGTTGATTTAGATGAGATCAATCGTTTGCCAAGCAACCAGGTAACTATCCTTACGACCGGCAGTCAGGGTGAACCCATGTCTGCCCTGACCAGGATGGCATTAAATGACCATCGGCAGGTAGAAATTATACCGGGAGATACAGTAATAATCTCAGCCACACCGATTCCGGGAAATGAAAAACTTGTTGCCCGAACCATAGACCACCTTTTTAAACAAGGCGCCAATGTAATATACGAATCTTTTTCCGGCATTCATGTTTCCGGACACCCCAGTCAGGAAGAATTAAAAATGATGATCAACCTGGTAAAACCCAAATTTTTTGTCCCAGTGCATGGAGAATACAGGCATCTGATAAAACATGCGCAGTTGGCCGTGGATATGGGTATTCCCAGTTCAAACGTTTTTGTCGCGGAAAATGGACATGTTTTGGAATTTTCCAGGCATCGCGGCCGGATAAGCGGTAGGGTTACTGCCGGTAAAGTGCTTGTAGACGGTCTCGGGGTGGGGGATGTAGGAAATATAGTGTTACGTGACCGGAAACAACTGTCACAGGACGGTATATTAATTGTCGTTGTGACCATTGAGAAAGAAACGGGGGGAGTAGTTGCCGGCCCGGATATTGTATCCAGGGGCTTTGTTTATGTAAGGGAATCCGAAAAGCTCATGGAAGAAGCCAAGGAAAAAGTAAAACTGGCGCTGGAAAAATGCGAGGAGAAAGGGATTACCGAGTGGGCATCCATTAAGTCCAACGTGCGGGATGCCATCGGTAAATATCTGTACGAGAAAACCAGAAGAAGACCGATGATTTTGCCCATCATCATGGAAGTGTAA
- a CDS encoding YlzJ-like family protein produces the protein MIIYMPWPAQDIFKQDNEQYKYQEIEVQGTKLLVEPIAMDQCRVVRVLSTDPQDYLKTEFQPGSELTFTPVLKS, from the coding sequence ATGATAATTTATATGCCCTGGCCGGCCCAGGATATATTTAAACAAGATAATGAACAATATAAATATCAGGAGATTGAGGTGCAGGGAACTAAATTGCTTGTTGAACCAATAGCTATGGACCAGTGCAGGGTAGTACGCGTACTAAGCACCGACCCACAGGATTACCTAAAAACCGAATTTCAGCCAGGCAGCGAATTAACCTTTACCCCTGTACTCAAATCATGA
- a CDS encoding ClpP family protease — MSNHDWETNSESTTIPDEPSVSPETLPNTSPQSPPRTRKTMAGTVKGNDINAIKELGQINVPQMKSNIHVLPIVGQVEGHLVLPPQNKATKYEHIIPQLVALEENPEIEGVLVVLNTIGGDVEAGLAIAEMITSMSKPTVSLVLGGGHSIGVPIAVATNYSFIAETAGMTVHPIRLTGLVIGVPQTYEYLDKMQDRVVNFIIKHSKISETKLRELMFRTGELARDIGAVLIGKDAVDVGLIDEVGGVSQAMNKLRELIEARRNNQGRPLQ; from the coding sequence ATGTCTAATCATGACTGGGAAACAAACAGTGAAAGTACAACTATCCCCGATGAACCCTCTGTTTCTCCGGAAACTTTGCCGAATACTTCTCCCCAGTCTCCGCCAAGAACGAGAAAAACGATGGCAGGGACTGTCAAGGGAAATGACATTAACGCCATCAAGGAACTGGGGCAAATAAATGTACCGCAGATGAAAAGCAATATTCATGTGCTGCCCATCGTTGGGCAGGTAGAAGGGCATCTGGTATTGCCGCCGCAAAACAAAGCAACGAAGTATGAACATATTATCCCTCAATTGGTTGCTTTGGAGGAAAACCCCGAAATAGAAGGCGTGCTTGTTGTCTTGAACACTATCGGTGGAGATGTGGAGGCCGGACTGGCTATAGCGGAAATGATTACCAGCATGTCAAAACCTACCGTTTCTCTTGTGCTGGGGGGTGGGCACAGTATAGGAGTACCTATAGCCGTAGCCACAAATTATTCCTTTATCGCCGAAACGGCGGGTATGACCGTGCATCCAATACGATTGACAGGTTTGGTCATAGGGGTACCTCAGACTTATGAATACCTTGATAAGATGCAGGACCGGGTGGTAAATTTTATCATCAAGCATTCGAAAATATCGGAAACCAAGCTGCGGGAACTGATGTTCAGAACAGGGGAATTAGCCAGAGATATCGGCGCTGTATTAATTGGTAAAGACGCCGTGGACGTGGGATTAATAGATGAAGTTGGCGGGGTCTCCCAGGCCATGAATAAGCTGAGGGAATTAATTGAAGCGCGTCGTAATAACCAGGGGAGGCCTCTGCAATGA